GATCGGCATGGTCTCGGCGCCCGCGATGGTCTCGGCCGCCACGATGCCCTGCGCCTCCGCGGTGTGGGCCAGCAGCAGCTTGGCCGTCACGTCGCCGATGGCGTAGATGTGCGGCACGTTGGTGCGCATGTGGTCGTCGATGGCGATGGCGCCGCGTTCGGTGAGCTGGACGCCCGTCTTCTCCAGGCCGTAGCCGGTGGTCCGCGGGGCGAAGCCGATGGCCTGCATGACCTTGTCGGCCTCCAGCACCGTCGCGTCGCCGCCCGCCGCCGGGGAGACGGTGACCTTGACCTTGTCGCCCGAGTCGTCGATCTTCTCGACCTTGGTGCTGGTCATCAGCGTGACGCCCAGCTTCTTGTAGTGCTTCTGCAGCTCGGCGGAGACCTCGGGGTCCTCGAGCGGGAGCATCCGGTCGAGGAACTCCACGATCGTCACCTGGACGCCGTAGTTGGCGAGCACGTAGGCGAACTCGGTGCCGATGGCGCCGGAGCCCGCGATGATGATCGACTCGGGCAGCTCGCCGGTGAGGATCTGCTCCTCGTACGTCACGACGCGGTCGGTGACCTCGGTGCCCGGCAGCAGCCGGGTGGTGGCGCCGGCGGCGATGATCAGGTTGTCGAAGCTCACCTGGGTGGTGGTGCCGCCCGGGCCCTCGACGCTGACGTCGTGGTCGCCGGTGAACGTCGCCCAGCCGTCGATCTCGGTGATCTTGTTCTTCTTCATCAGGAAGTGGACGCCCTTGGCCATCCGGTCGGCCACGCTCCGGCTGCGCTTGAAGGCGGCCCCGAAGTCGAAGGTCACGTCCCCGCTGATGCCGAACGTCTTCGCCTCGTGGTTGAAGATGTGGGCGATCTCGGCGTTGCGCAGCAGCGACTTCGTGGGGATGCAGCCGACGTTGTTGCACACCCCGCCCCAGTACTTGAGCTCGATGATGGCGGTCGACAGCCCCAGCTGGGCGGCGCGGACAGCGGCCACGTAGCCGCCGGGTCCCGCACCCAGCACGACGACGTCATAGTGATCGGTCATGACCTCAACTCTAGGGGCGGCGGGTGAGCTCGGGCGAACCGACCGCCGGCGATCGCTCACGGCGCAACCCGGCGGTCTCGTGGGCCAGGACACACCGAAGATCCGGAACAAATCTCACATGTGAGTTATTGTCCTCCGCGTGACTGACACCTACGCCGACCGGATCGGCGGGCTCATCCGCGACGCCCGCAAGCACCGGGGGCTCACCCAGACCCAGTTGGCCGACGTGCTCGGGACCAGTCAGAGTGCCGTGCACCGCATCGAGGCCGGCAACCAGAACCTCAGCCTGGACATGGTGAACCGCATCGCCGAGGCGCTCGAGTCCCCCCTCATCACCGTCGGCCCGAACGGCCCGCTGCACCTGCGCGTGCAGGGCGGGGTCAAGCTCTCCGGCCGCATCGCCGTCCGCTCGTCCAAGAACGCGGCCGTCGCGCTCCTCTGCGCCAGCCTCATCAACCGCGGCCGCACCGTCATCCGCGGCATCGCCCGGATCGAGGAGGTCAACCGGATCGTCGAGGTGCTGACCAGCATCGGCGTGCGGGCGACCTGGCTGAACGGCGGCAGCGACCTCGAGCTGGTCCGGCCGGACGAGCTGGACCTCGCGGCCATGGACGTCGAGGCCGCCCGCCGGACCCGCAGCGTGATCATGTTCCTCGGCCCGCTGCTGCACTCCTACCCCAGCTTCCAGCTGCCCTACGCCGGCGGCTGCGACCTCGGCGCCCGCACCATCGAGCCGCACCTGCAGGTGCTCCGCCGCTTCGGCCTCGACGTGGTGCCGACCGAGGGCTTCTACCAGTGCGACGTCGACGAGTCGGTCGAGCCGACCCGGCCGGTCACCCTGACCGAGCGCGGCGACACCGTCACCGAGAACGCCCTGCTCGCGGCCGCGCTGTCCCCCGGCGTCACCGTGCTGCGGAACGCCAGCCCGAACTACATGGTCCAGGACCTCTGCGTCTTCCTGACCCACCTGGGCGTGGAGATCGACGGCATCGGCACCACGACCCTGCGCGTGCACGGCGTCGAGAGCATCAACGCCGACGTCGAGTTCGCCCCGTCGGAGGACCCGATCGAGGCGATGAGCCTGCTCACCGCGGCGATCGTCACCCAGTCCGAGCTCACCATCGAGCGGGCGCCGATCGAGTTCCTCGAGATCGAGCTGGCGATCCTGGAGGAGATGGGCCTCGACTTCACCCTCAGCGAGGAGTACGTCGCCGACAACGGCCACACCCGGCTGGTCGACCTGACGGTGCGGCCCTCGACGCTGCGCTCGCCGATCGACAAGATCCACCCGATGCCGTTCCCCGGGCTGAACATCGACAACCTGCCCTTCTTCGCGGTCATCGCGGCCACGGCCGAGGGCAAGACGATCATCCACGACTGGGTCTACGAGAACCGCGCCATCTACCTCACCGAGCTCAACCGGCTCGGCGCGCGCGTGCAGCTCCTCGACCCGCACCGGGTGATCGTCGAGGGCCCGACGCGCTGGCGCGGCACCCAGGTGGTCTGCCCGCCGGCCCTGCGGCCCGCCGTCTGCATCCTGCTCGGCATGCTCGCCGCGCGCGGTGAGTCGGTCCTGCGGGACGTCTACGTGATCAACCGCGGCTACGAGGACCTCGCCAACCGCCTCAACGCCCTCGGCGCGAACATCGAGGTCTTCCGGGACTGAGCTGTCGGACCTCGCTCCGCTCGGTCGCAGATCGCGCTCGGGCCCGCCGTCTTCCTCCCTGCGCTCGCAGACGAAGAACGTGTCTGCTCGCTCCGGTCGTCCAGACGGCGGCGCGCGATCCGGTGCCGGTCGGGATCCGCAGCACGTCACCCCTCGGCTCCCGGTCCCCCCGCTCGATCGGGGCGATCGGTCGTCCGAGGGGTGTTGTGCGCTCCCGCCACGACCGGGCACCTTCGTGTCGTCGAGGCACCCTCTCGAGAGAGTGCCTCGACGTGCAGAGGGTGCCCGGGCACGGAGGTGCCCCTCCCACCTCCCCGGCGACCTCAGCGCAGCCGCGTCGCCTCGAACGTCCGGCTGGGGGCGGCGATCTCGTCCTGACCGGCGACGAGCTGCAGCTCGGCCTGGCCGGAGCGGACGGTGACGTCGAGGACGCCGTGCACGACGGCGGCCGTGCGCGCGACCGAGGCGGCGACGTCACGGGTGCGCAGGTAGCTGGCCAGGAAGGTCGCGGCGGTGAGGTCGCCGGCGCCGGTGAAGGTGCGCGGCAGCAGCGGCGTGGTCACCTGCCAGGCACCCTCCCCGGAGACGGCCACCATGGCGATGGTGCCGGGTGCCGCCTCGGTGTGGACGACGCTGGTGACCAGCACGATGTCCGGACCCAGCGCGCGGGCGGCGGCGGCGGCGGCCAGCACCTCCGGCAGGGTCGACGTGCCCAGGCCGGTGAGCAGCTCCAGCTCGAACTGGTTCGGGGTGATCAGCTGCGCCGCGGGGACCACCCGGTCCCGCATCAGCTCGGGGATGCCGTCGCGGACGTAGACCCCCCGGCCGACGTCGCCGAGCACCGGGTCGCAGCAGTAGAGGGCCGCGGGGTTGCGGGACCGGACCAGGTCCACCGCGTCCAGGATCACCGCCCCGACGTCAGCCCCGCCCTGGTAGCCCGAGAGCACGGCGTCGCAGCGGTCGAGCACGCCGCGCTCGTCGATCCCCCGGATCACCTCGGCGACGTCCTCGGCCCGGAGCAGCGGACCGCGCCAGCCGGGGTAGCCGGTGTGGTTGGAGAAGTGGACGGTGAGCACGGGCCACACCTCGACGCCCATCCGCATCAGCGGGAAGGTGGCGGCGCTGTTGCCGACGTGCCCGTAGGCCACCGAGGACTGGATGGACAAGATGGTGGTCACGGCCGCCATCATCGCGCACCGCCGCGCCCCGGCCGTCAGGCCTCGGTGAGCGGCGCCGCCCGGTGCGTCAGCCGGCTCAGCATGCTGCGGGCGGCGTGCGCCACCAGGTCGCGGTCGTAGGTGAGGATGTAGTCGAACTCGCGGTCCCGCTGGTGCCGGACCGGGGTCCGCAGGTCCGAGGCCGCCAGCATGACCGACATCGTGGGCGCGAGGACCAGCACGTTCCACTCGTGCACGAGGGGGTCCGAGGGGTCGAGCGAGGTGACCGAGACCCCCGGCACGTCGGTGTGGTGCAGCCCCTGCGCCGCCGCCATCACCAGGGTGCTGGTCCGGGCGAGCTCCCGGTAGCGCCGCTGGGTGTCCGGCGTGAACTGCGACGCCGTCTGGAACGCCGCCAGCACCAGGCTGGAGGTGCCGGACGGACCGGCCGTCGCCTCCAGGCGCTTGCTGAGCGCCACCAGCACCGGCTTCGTCGCCCGGCGGGCGGGGTGCCGGCGGGCGGCCAGCTCGAACGGGCTGTGGTGCGCCACCGGCAGCGGCGGGCTGAACATCCGCAGCACCTCCTCCGCGGGACGGAGCCGCGAGCGGCGGGCGCGGCCGTGGTAGCGGGACCCGCAGGCCAGGGTAGCCCCCGCGGCGACCGCCGCCGCCTCGGAGCCCGCGTCGGCGACGTCCTCGGCCGCCACCACCGCACCCGAGGAGTGGCAGAACGCCGTCGTCGCCTGGATGGTCTCGACGCTCAGCCGGCTGGTGGGCTCGTCCAGCACGCGGCGGCTGAGCACCACCAGGGCCGGCTCGATGACCGAGACGGCGGCCAGGCTGGCCGGCGTGCCGCCCACCTCGCGCAGCCCGACCTCCCACCCCTGCGCGCGGGCCGCGGCGACCAGCCGGAGCATCTCCGCCGGCCGCTCGACCGCGTCGGTGCTGTCCACCACCAGGACGACCGGGGTGGGGTCGGCGTTGCGGGCGAGCTGGCTGAACGAGGCCAGGTGGGCGTCGAGGACGAGGGGCGCCTGGGGCAGCAGGGGGGCCAGCCGGGCCTCGGCCAGCGCTCGCGCGCGGGCGGCCTCGTCGAGGAAGGCGAGCTGGTCCGACGCCGCGACCAGCGCGCGGACCCGGGCGGGAGCGGCGTCGGCGTCCTCGGCCGGACCGTGCGTGAGCAGCCGCACGGCCACCGGGCGGCCGCTGGCGATCTCGACGAGCGGGGTCTGGGTGACCTGCAGCCGGCCGTGCCGGAAGAGGCCCTCCAGCACCGGGTCGACGGGACGGTCCCCCAGCACCGCGTCGGGGCGCTGCCGGTCGTCCCGGGGCACCGCACCGTGGTCGTCGAGCACGACGTCAGGCTATGCACGGCCCCCGCACCGGTGCGCCCGGGTCGGCCGGCACACCGGTGCCGGCCGGGGCGGCTGTGGTGTCGCTGAGAATCCGGGATCGGGCGGACCGGGTTTGCCCGAGGACCTTAGGGTGGCGGCATGTCGCCCGACGTCGAGCAGCCTTCGCCGCCCGACGTCCGCCCCCGGCCCGCCGCCCCGGAGGAGCCCGTCCACCTGGACGGGGCGCACGGCAGCCACCACATCCTGCGCGACTCCCCCGAGGACCGCTGGCGCTGGCGCGCCAAGATCCGGCAGAGCCCCCACCAGCTCCGGGTCTACCGCTTCTGCGTCGGCATCGCGGGCACCCTGCTGGTCGTCCTCGGCTTCATCAGCGGTCCGCTGCCCGGTCCCGGCGGCATCCCGCTCGTGCTGCTGGGCCTGGCGGTGATGGCCAGCGAGTTCGTCTGGGCGGAGCGGCTGATGGGGGTGTTCAAGGCCCAGCTGCACCGCTTCCGCTCCTGGTCGCGTCCCCGCCAGACCGCCGCCTTCGCCGTCTTCTTCGCCTGCTGCGGGCTCGTCGGCTACGCCTACCTGCTGACGCTCGGACCGCCGACCTGGCTGCCGGGCTCCGTCGAGGGCGTGCTGGCCCGGCTGCCCGGTCTCTGACCGGTACCGCTCCTGGTGTCGAGGCCCCGCCGGCGCCCGCGCGTGCTTCGATGACCCCATGAGGGCCGACGACTACGCGTTCTTCCGCGCCCCGTTCCTGGCCTTCGCGCACCGCGGCGGCGCCCACTACCCGCCCAACCTGCACCGCGAGAACACCCTGCACGCCTTCGAGCAGGCCGCGGCGCTCGGCTACCGCTACTTCGAGACCGACGTGCACGCCACGGCCGACGGCGTCCTGCTGGCCTTCCACGACGACCGGCTGGACCGCGTCACCGACCGCTCCGGCGTGCTGGCCACCCTGCCCTGGGCCGAGGTGGCCGAGGCCCGCATCCACGGCCGGGACCCGATCCCCCGGCTGGCGGACCTGCTGACCTCGTTCCCGGACGCCCGCTTCAACATCGACGCGAAGTCGCCGGGGGCCGTGGACCTGCTCGCGGACACCGTCGACGAGCACGAAGCCTGGGACCGGGTCTGCGTCAGCTCCTTCGGGGTCGCGCGGCTGCACCGCCTCCGACGCCGGCTGGGCCACCGCGTCGCCTCCTCGGCCAGCGCGGCCGGCGTCGCGGCCAACCGCTTCCTGCCCTGGCTGACGCGGGTGCTCAACACCTCCGCGCCGGCGCTGCAGATCCCGGTCCGGCACCTGCTGGGGGGCCGGGAGGTCATGCTGCTGACCCCGGCCCTGGTCCGCGCCGCGCACCGGGCGGGCAAGCAGGTCCACGTCTGGACCGTCGACGACGCGCCGCTGATGGAGTGGCTCCTGGAGCAGGGGGTGGACGGCATCTTCACCGACCGGGTGGACACGCTGAAGGACGTGCTGACCGCGCACGGGCGCTGGACGTGAGCGCCGCGACGACGGGCCCCTCGCCGACGGCCCCGGCCCGGTCCGGGCCGTCGGCGGTGCGCCGGCGGGTGGTGCTCGCCTGGGGCCTGTGGGACTGGGGCTCGGCGGCGTACAACGCCGTCATCACCTCCTTCGTCTTCGGGCCGTACGTGGTCCGCGGGGTGGTCGGCGACGCCGAACCGGGCGGCTGGTCGGCCAACACCTGGCTGGGCCTGTCCGGGTTCGTCGCCGGCCTGCTGGTGGCGCTGATCGCGCCCATCACCGGGCAGCGCTCCGACGCCGGCGGCCACCGGCGGCGCAACCTCGCGCTCTGGACCGGGCTGGTCGTCGTCACGATGCTCGGGCTGTTCACGGTGCGCGACGAGCCGGCCTACCTGTACACGGCGCTCGTGCTGCTGGCCGCCGGCGCGGTGTTCCAGGAGTTCGCCGGCGTCTCCTACAACGCGATGCTGCCGCAGGTCTCGACACCGGCCACCCTCGGCCGGGTGTCCGGCTTCGGCTGGTCGATGGGCTACTTCGGCGGCATCTTCCTGCTGCTGATCTGCTACGTCGGCTTCATCGCCCCCGACGTCGGCTGGTTCGGCGTGACCTCGGAGGGCGGGCTGAACATCCGCGTCGTCGCCGTCTTCTCGGCGGTCTGGTTCGCGGTCTTCGCGCTGCCCGTGCTGGTCGCGGTGCCCGAGCTCCCGCCGGGCCCGCCCAGCCGGCGGGTGTCGATCCCGCAGTCCTACCGGTTGCTGGTCCAGGACGTGCGACGGCTCTTCGCCCGCGACCGCAACGCCGTCTGGTTCCTGCTCGCCTCGGCGCTGTACCGCGACGGGCTGGCCGCGGTGTTCACCTTCGGCGCCATCCTCGCCGTCAGCGTCTACGGCCTCGACCAGTCCACCGTGCTCGTGTTCGGCGTCGCGGCCAACGTGGTGGCGGCGCTGGGCGCGCTGGCCCTGGGCGTCGTCGAGGACCGGGTGGGGCCGAAGAGGATCATCATGGTCTCGCTGGTCGGCCTGCTGGTCTCCTGCACCGTGCTGCTGTTCGCCTCCGGGCCCACCATGTTCTGGATCTTCGGGCTGCTGCTCTGCCTGTGGGTCGGGCCGGCGCAGGCCAGCTCGCGCTCGTTCCTGGCCCGGGTCGCGCCGCCCGGGCGGGAGGGCGAGATGTTCGGCCTGTACGCCACCACCGGGCGGGCCGCCTCCTTCCTCGCCCCCGGCCTGTTCGCCCTGTTCTCCGGATTGTTCTCCGACCGCGTGGGTATCGTGGGCATAGCGCTGGTCCTGCTGGCCGGAGCGATCGCCCTGTCACGGGTGGCCTCTCCCCCACGGCTGACGAGCGGGCCCAGCGCCGGGTCGAGCTAGACGGGGGCGCGTGCCGTGACCGGAACATTCCGGTGGAGCCGTGAGTTGTAGATGAGCGGGGAAACAAGCGTCAGACGTCTAGACGGAGGTATGTCATGGCTGATCGTTCACTGCGGGGCACCGGTCTGGGAGCCAAGAGCTTCGAGGACGAGGCCGGCGTCGAGTTCGCGGCGCGGCAGGAGGTCGGGTACGACTGCTCGCGTCAGCACCACTTCACGCTCGTGTTCTCGGCCGAGGCCGAGATCCCCGCCCTGTGGGAGTGCCCGCGCTGCGGCGCCGAGTCCCTGCGGTCCGACGGGCAGCGCCCGGAGGCCAAGGAGGAGAAGGCCGTCCGCACCCACTGGGACATGCTGCGCGAGCGTCGCTCCATCGCCGAGCTCGAGGACCTGCTGGCCGAGCGGCTGACCCTGCTCCGCGCCGGCGAGCTGGGTTCGACGGCCTGGTCGCGGACCGCCCCCTCGAAGAAGACCGCCTGACCCTCGGGGCGGGCCAGCAGACACCCAGGACCGCCCCGTGCGGCCGACCAGCCGGTCGGACCGCGCGGGGCGGTCCTGTCGTCTCAGCGGTCGGTGACCTCGCCACGGATGATGGTCGGTCCGCCCGGTCCGGGCGCCGGGTCGGGGACGGTCTCACCCGGGATCACCGTCCCGGAGGGGCCGACCGCCCCCGACGGCACGCCCAGCCGGCTCAGCCGTCGGGCGATGAAGAAGGCGACCAGCTTGCGCGCGGCCGGCCGGGTCAGCGGCAGCAGGAACAGGAACCCGACGATGTCGGTCGCGAACCCGGGCAGCATCAGCAGCAGCCCGCCGACCAGCACCAGGGCGGCGTCGGCCAGCTCACCGCTGGGCACCCGGCCGGTCTGGAACGCGTCGGTCAGCGCCGTCCACGCCCGACCACCCTCGCGCCGCATGAGCCAGGCGCCGAGGACGGCCTCGGCGACGAGGATCCCGAGCGTCGCCAGGGCGCCGATCTGGTCGGCGACCTGCAGCAGCAGCCACACCTCGAAGATCGGCACCGCCACCAGCAGCACGAGGAAGACCACCAGCGGCAGACCGCCGCGGAGCCTCACCGCGACACCGCCGGCACGCGGCGGCGCAGGGCCGACAGCTGGCCCGCCCGGTGCCTGATGCCCCACAGGGTGGTCAGCAGCAGCGCCTCGACGACGATCCGCTGGCTCATCTTGCTGACGCCGTGCTCACGCTCGATGAACGTGATCGGCACCTCGACGACCCGGAAGCCGGCCTTGAGGGCCCGCCAGGCCAGGTCCACCTGGAAGCAGTAGCCGGCCGAGACGACCCCGTCCAGCTCCAGCCCCCGCAGCGTCGCAGCACGGAACGCCCGGAAGCCGCCGGTCGCGTCCTTGAGCGGGAGGCCCAGCATGAGCCGTGTCCAGAGGTTGCCCCCGCGGGAGAGCACCTTGCGGGACAGCGGCCAGTTCACCACCGTGCCGCCGGTCACCCAGCGCGAGCCGAGCACCAGGTCGGCGCCGGCGAGCGCGGTCAGCAGCCGAGGCAGCTGCTCGGGCTGGTGGGAGCCGTCGGCGTCCATCTCGACGAGCACGTCGTAGCCGGCGTCCAGGCCCCAGCTGAAGCCGGCCAGGTAGGCGGCACCGAGACCCTCCTTGCCGGTCCGGTGCAGGACGTGCACGTGGTCGTCCTCGGCGGCCAGCCGGTCGGCGAGCTCGCCGGTGCCGTCCGGGGAGTTGTCGTCGGCGACCAGCACGTGCGCGTCCGGCACGCTGGCCCGGACCCGGGCCACGATGAGCGGCAGGTTCTGGAGCTCGTCGTAGGTGGGGATGATCACCAGGGTCCGTTCGTCCCCCCGGGGGGCGGCGGGCGTCGCCGTCGACTCGCTCACGTCAGGTCTCTTCCGTTCGTCGGTGCCGGCGCCCGGGCGGGGCCGACGGGATCGGTGCGGGGCCGGCGCGAGCGGGCACCGACCAGGGCCAGCGCGCAGGCCAGCACGGCCAGCAGGGTCAGGCCGCGGTCCACCCACGGCGCGACGAGCACGGCGGGCGTCAGGTGGGTGCGCAGCGGCATGGTGACGACGCGGTCGTCCGCGGTGAACTCGGTGGTCCGGGTGACCACCCGGCCGTCGCGGTCGATGAAGCCGGAGACGCTGTTGGTGGTCGCCACGGCGATCTCGCGGCGGGACTCCATCGCCCGGGCCCGGGTGATCGCGAACTGCTGCTCGATCTGCCCGGTGCCGCCGTAGGTGGCGTTGTTGCTCTGCACCACCGACACCTGGGCCCCGTGGGTGAGGGTCTCGTACACGGTGGCGTCGTAGGCGAGCTCGAAGCAGATCACGTCGCCCACCTTCAGCGGCCGGCCGTCGACCTGGACGTCGAGGACGCCGGGGGTGGTGCCCGGCACCGACTGGGCGCCCACCTGGGCCAGGATCGGCACCAGCGGCAGCAGCTGGTCCCGGAACGGGATCCACTCGCCGAACGGCACGAGGTCGCGCTTGTCGTAGCGGGCGAGGATCCCGGCCCGGGAGTCCCACCACAGCGCGCTCGTCTGCCGCTCGTCGGGGCCCGGCCCCTGCATCACGGCGCCGACGAGGATCGGCACCCCGGCGAGCTCGGCGGCCGACTGGACGGTCAGCCGGGTGAGGCCGTCCAGCGTCGGGTCGATGTCGGTGGAGTTCTCCGGCCAGAGCAGGAAGTCCGGCGTCGGGACCTGCCCGAGGCGGGCCTTGGTCATCAGGTCGACGGTCTCGGCCAGGTGGTTGTTGGTGACCGAGCGGGCCCGGCCCATGGCCTCGATGCCCCGCCCTGGGACGTTGCCCTGCACGATCCCGACGTCGACGCTGCCCTGCAGGCCGGCGGCGGGCTCCACCTGGAACCCGCGGAGCGCGGTGCCCGCCACCACGAGCAGCACCAGGGACCCGGCCACGACGAGCAGCGGACCGCGGCGGGGTCGTCCGGCGGCGGCGGGGGCGGTCGGGGTGCGCCGCCGCAGCCGCAGCACCAGCCAGGCGACCAGCTGCCCGACGAGGGCGACGACGAACGACACGCCGGCCACGCCGACGAGGGGGAAGAAGCCGGCGACCGGGGTGTCGACCGCGGCGTAGGCCAACCGCACCCAGCCGAAGCCGCCGAACGGGAGGCGGGAGTAGGCGAACTCGACCGCCACCCAGCAGCAGGCCGCGGCGAACGGCCAGGCGCGCAGCCGCAGCACCAGCGTCAGGGCCGCGGCCAGCACGCCGAAGAACAGGGCCTCGAACAGGATCAGCAGGGCGGCGACCCAGACCCCGAGGACGTGCAGCCAGCTGATGCTGACCGCCAGCAGCCCGAGGCCGAAGAGGTAGCCGAGCCCGAAGGACCGGCGCGGCGGGCCGCCCCGGACCAGCAGCGTCAGGGCCGGGACCCCCACCAGCAGCAGCGGCCACAGGCCGTACGGCTGCCAGGCGAGACCCAGCAGGGCGCCGGACGCCAGCGCCGCCAGCGCCCGCCAGCGCTGTCCGCGCCGCCCGCTGCCGGCGCTCGGGGACGCGCCGGCGGCGGCCGGGGGCGTCGGGGCGGGGGTGACCTCTGCGGGCGGGGCAGGGGTCAGGGGCGTCGACACGGAGGAAGTTTACCCAGCGCCGCCGGGTCGGAGTGGATCACGCGACCGGCCCCCAGCGTGGCGACGCAGCGCGGCAGCGGGTCCCCGGCGTGCAGCCGCGGCAGCCCGGACGCCGGGTCCAGCAGCTCGGCGGGCACGTCCCAGACGGCCACGTCGGCCGGCCGGCCCAGGGCCAGCACCCCGGCGGCGTCGTCCCGGGCCGCGCGGTGCGCCCCGCGGGTCGCGGCGTCGAAGGCGACGGCCAGCGGCAGCCGCTGGTCGGGGCGG
The window above is part of the Friedmanniella luteola genome. Proteins encoded here:
- a CDS encoding RNA polymerase-binding protein RbpA — protein: MADRSLRGTGLGAKSFEDEAGVEFAARQEVGYDCSRQHHFTLVFSAEAEIPALWECPRCGAESLRSDGQRPEAKEEKAVRTHWDMLRERRSIAELEDLLAERLTLLRAGELGSTAWSRTAPSKKTA
- the pdxY gene encoding pyridoxal kinase PdxY, producing the protein MTTILSIQSSVAYGHVGNSAATFPLMRMGVEVWPVLTVHFSNHTGYPGWRGPLLRAEDVAEVIRGIDERGVLDRCDAVLSGYQGGADVGAVILDAVDLVRSRNPAALYCCDPVLGDVGRGVYVRDGIPELMRDRVVPAAQLITPNQFELELLTGLGTSTLPEVLAAAAAARALGPDIVLVTSVVHTEAAPGTIAMVAVSGEGAWQVTTPLLPRTFTGAGDLTAATFLASYLRTRDVAASVARTAAVVHGVLDVTVRSGQAELQLVAGQDEIAAPSRTFEATRLR
- a CDS encoding helix-turn-helix domain-containing protein → MTDTYADRIGGLIRDARKHRGLTQTQLADVLGTSQSAVHRIEAGNQNLSLDMVNRIAEALESPLITVGPNGPLHLRVQGGVKLSGRIAVRSSKNAAVALLCASLINRGRTVIRGIARIEEVNRIVEVLTSIGVRATWLNGGSDLELVRPDELDLAAMDVEAARRTRSVIMFLGPLLHSYPSFQLPYAGGCDLGARTIEPHLQVLRRFGLDVVPTEGFYQCDVDESVEPTRPVTLTERGDTVTENALLAAALSPGVTVLRNASPNYMVQDLCVFLTHLGVEIDGIGTTTLRVHGVESINADVEFAPSEDPIEAMSLLTAAIVTQSELTIERAPIEFLEIELAILEEMGLDFTLSEEYVADNGHTRLVDLTVRPSTLRSPIDKIHPMPFPGLNIDNLPFFAVIAATAEGKTIIHDWVYENRAIYLTELNRLGARVQLLDPHRVIVEGPTRWRGTQVVCPPALRPAVCILLGMLAARGESVLRDVYVINRGYEDLANRLNALGANIEVFRD
- a CDS encoding glycerophosphodiester phosphodiesterase family protein translates to MRADDYAFFRAPFLAFAHRGGAHYPPNLHRENTLHAFEQAAALGYRYFETDVHATADGVLLAFHDDRLDRVTDRSGVLATLPWAEVAEARIHGRDPIPRLADLLTSFPDARFNIDAKSPGAVDLLADTVDEHEAWDRVCVSSFGVARLHRLRRRLGHRVASSASAAGVAANRFLPWLTRVLNTSAPALQIPVRHLLGGREVMLLTPALVRAAHRAGKQVHVWTVDDAPLMEWLLEQGVDGIFTDRVDTLKDVLTAHGRWT
- a CDS encoding FxsA family protein, yielding MRLRGGLPLVVFLVLLVAVPIFEVWLLLQVADQIGALATLGILVAEAVLGAWLMRREGGRAWTALTDAFQTGRVPSGELADAALVLVGGLLLMLPGFATDIVGFLFLLPLTRPAARKLVAFFIARRLSRLGVPSGAVGPSGTVIPGETVPDPAPGPGGPTIIRGEVTDR
- a CDS encoding MFS transporter, producing the protein MSAATTGPSPTAPARSGPSAVRRRVVLAWGLWDWGSAAYNAVITSFVFGPYVVRGVVGDAEPGGWSANTWLGLSGFVAGLLVALIAPITGQRSDAGGHRRRNLALWTGLVVVTMLGLFTVRDEPAYLYTALVLLAAGAVFQEFAGVSYNAMLPQVSTPATLGRVSGFGWSMGYFGGIFLLLICYVGFIAPDVGWFGVTSEGGLNIRVVAVFSAVWFAVFALPVLVAVPELPPGPPSRRVSIPQSYRLLVQDVRRLFARDRNAVWFLLASALYRDGLAAVFTFGAILAVSVYGLDQSTVLVFGVAANVVAALGALALGVVEDRVGPKRIIMVSLVGLLVSCTVLLFASGPTMFWIFGLLLCLWVGPAQASSRSFLARVAPPGREGEMFGLYATTGRAASFLAPGLFALFSGLFSDRVGIVGIALVLLAGAIALSRVASPPRLTSGPSAGSS
- a CDS encoding PGPGW domain-containing protein, which encodes MSPDVEQPSPPDVRPRPAAPEEPVHLDGAHGSHHILRDSPEDRWRWRAKIRQSPHQLRVYRFCVGIAGTLLVVLGFISGPLPGPGGIPLVLLGLAVMASEFVWAERLMGVFKAQLHRFRSWSRPRQTAAFAVFFACCGLVGYAYLLTLGPPTWLPGSVEGVLARLPGL
- a CDS encoding DICT sensory domain-containing protein; translated protein: MLDDHGAVPRDDRQRPDAVLGDRPVDPVLEGLFRHGRLQVTQTPLVEIASGRPVAVRLLTHGPAEDADAAPARVRALVAASDQLAFLDEAARARALAEARLAPLLPQAPLVLDAHLASFSQLARNADPTPVVLVVDSTDAVERPAEMLRLVAAARAQGWEVGLREVGGTPASLAAVSVIEPALVVLSRRVLDEPTSRLSVETIQATTAFCHSSGAVVAAEDVADAGSEAAAVAAGATLACGSRYHGRARRSRLRPAEEVLRMFSPPLPVAHHSPFELAARRHPARRATKPVLVALSKRLEATAGPSGTSSLVLAAFQTASQFTPDTQRRYRELARTSTLVMAAAQGLHHTDVPGVSVTSLDPSDPLVHEWNVLVLAPTMSVMLAASDLRTPVRHQRDREFDYILTYDRDLVAHAARSMLSRLTHRAAPLTEA
- a CDS encoding polyprenol monophosphomannose synthase; protein product: MSESTATPAAPRGDERTLVIIPTYDELQNLPLIVARVRASVPDAHVLVADDNSPDGTGELADRLAAEDDHVHVLHRTGKEGLGAAYLAGFSWGLDAGYDVLVEMDADGSHQPEQLPRLLTALAGADLVLGSRWVTGGTVVNWPLSRKVLSRGGNLWTRLMLGLPLKDATGGFRAFRAATLRGLELDGVVSAGYCFQVDLAWRALKAGFRVVEVPITFIEREHGVSKMSQRIVVEALLLTTLWGIRHRAGQLSALRRRVPAVSR
- the lpdA gene encoding dihydrolipoyl dehydrogenase, whose translation is MTDHYDVVVLGAGPGGYVAAVRAAQLGLSTAIIELKYWGGVCNNVGCIPTKSLLRNAEIAHIFNHEAKTFGISGDVTFDFGAAFKRSRSVADRMAKGVHFLMKKNKITEIDGWATFTGDHDVSVEGPGGTTTQVSFDNLIIAAGATTRLLPGTEVTDRVVTYEEQILTGELPESIIIAGSGAIGTEFAYVLANYGVQVTIVEFLDRMLPLEDPEVSAELQKHYKKLGVTLMTSTKVEKIDDSGDKVKVTVSPAAGGDATVLEADKVMQAIGFAPRTTGYGLEKTGVQLTERGAIAIDDHMRTNVPHIYAIGDVTAKLLLAHTAEAQGIVAAETIAGAETMPINYDMIPRATYCQPQVASFGYTEAQAKDKGYDVKVSKFPFTANGKAHGLGEAVGFVKLIADSAHNEILGVHMIGPDVTELLPELTLAQLWDLTADEVARNIHAHPTLSEALLEAAHGISGHMINL